One Tetrapisispora phaffii CBS 4417 chromosome 3, complete genome DNA segment encodes these proteins:
- the MSW1 gene encoding tryptophan--tRNA ligase MSW1 (similar to Saccharomyces cerevisiae MSW1 (YDR268W); ancestral locus Anc_5.633), translated as MLRRGLRINHFSRRFSSTVKEIDYKLNGQDIPDDATVFSMVQPTGKFHLGNYLGATRAWKDLCDLKKDNQRLVFGVADLHAITIPKQDVTEFRLFREEALASILSMGVDPEKAIVMHQSHIPQHSQLHWILSTFTSMGYLNRMTQWKSKSNIHKNNVSEADLGSVKLGLFSYPVLQAADILLYKSTHVPVGDDQTQHLELTRSLALLFNRTYKTNYFPVPVTTLTPTKKILSLNNPEKKMSKSDPNQQGVIYVNDEPEQITVKINKALTDNISDRFYYDNENRPGVSNLINIVSGIQRKEIPEIEKDISNINNYRDFKKYVSEIIIEELRTPRKNFKRLMKEPDYLKSIVDSGNRRARAIAEKNINDIMKIMGLN; from the coding sequence ATGCTAAGAAGAGGTTTAAGGATAAATCATTTCTCTAGAAGGTTTTCTAGTACtgtaaaagaaattgattatAAATTGAATGGCCAAGATATTCCTGATGATGCTACAGTTTTTAGCATGGTGCAACCTACGGGGAAATTTCATTTAGGGAACTATCTAGGGGCGACTAGAGCTTGGAAGGATTTATGTGATCTTAAAAAGGATAACCAAAGGCTAGTTTTTGGTGTTGCTGATTTACATGCAATAACTATTCCAAAGCAAGATGTTACAGAGTTCAGATTGTTCAGGGAAGAAGCATTAGCAAGCATTCTTTCAATGGGTGTTGATCCAGAAAAGGCCATAGTAATGCATCAATCACACATACCACAACACTCGCAATTACATTGGATATTATCTACATTTACATCAATGGGCTATTTAAATAGAATGACACAATggaaatcaaaatcaaatatcCATAAGAATAATGTTTCTGAAGCAGACTTGGGTAGTGTAAAATTAGGACTATTTTCTTATCCAGTTCTGCAAGCTGCAGATATTTTACTTTATAAATCTACGCATGTCCCAGTCGGTGATGATCAAACTCAACATTTAGAGCTGACTAGAAGCCTGGCCCTACTTTTTAATAGGACttataaaacaaattatttCCCAGTGCCAGTTACAACTTTGACTCCAACCAAAAAGATATTGAGTTTGAATAATCCAGAGAAAAAAATGTCAAAAAGTGATCCTAATCAACAAGGTGTCATTTATGTCAATGATGAACCAGAACAGATTACTgtcaaaataaataaggCATTAACTGATAATATATCTGATAGGTTTTATTATGACAATGAAAATAGACCAGGTGTTTCaaatctaataaatattgTCAGTGGAATCCAGAGAAAAGAAATTCCTGAAATCGAGAAggatatttcaaatataaataactacagagattttaaaaaatatgtaagtgaaataataatagaagaATTAAGAACTCcaagaaaaaatttcaaaagattaATGAAGGAGCCAGATTATTTAAAGTCAATTGTAGATTCCGGGAATCGGAGAGCAAGAGCTATTgcagaaaaaaatattaacgATATCATGAAGATTATGGGTTTAAATTAA